Proteins encoded within one genomic window of Oncorhynchus mykiss isolate Arlee chromosome 27, USDA_OmykA_1.1, whole genome shotgun sequence:
- the LOC110507089 gene encoding olfactory receptor 1D2-like, protein MENSTQVKFFYLFGLQETFNNKSVYFTLSLITYLLIITVNMTLIITIIQQKGLHEPMYIFLCSLCVNGLYGTAGFYPKFLLDLQSDVQVISYGGCLTQACVIYTSVTCEMSTLTVMSYDRYVAICRPLLYHTIMTSLTVRKLLLLSWCYPLFVALIALSLTARLPLCGSRIDKIFCDNPSILKHACLPITINQIWSRCLIVVHVLQLLFIVFSYCQIVRTCVKSSKGRIKFTQTCVPHLITIFIFITVTLFDTLQGWNNVNSTLNMRNAMAVQFLIIPPVLNPLIYGLNLQKIRRAVFRKCNTHKIIDMRR, encoded by the coding sequence ATGGAGAACTCAACCCAAGTCAAGTTCTTTTATCTCTTTGGATTACAAGAGACATTTAACAACAAATCGGTCTATTTTACCTTGTCTCTTATCACATACCTTCTcatcatcactgtgaatatgacTCTGATCATAACAATCATTCAGCAGAAAGGTCTCCATGAGCCCATGTATATCTTTCTGTGTAGTTTGTGTGTCAATGGATTGTATGGAACTGCTGGTTTCTACCCCAAGTTCTTACTGGACCTTCAGTCAGATGTTCAGGTGATATCTTATGGTGGATGTTTGACTCAAGCCTGTGTAATAtacacatctgtcacatgtgaaATGTCTACTTTAACAGTGATGTCTTACGACAGGTATGTGGCAATATGCAGACCACTACTATATCATACCATTATGACATCTTTAACTGTTAGAAAGTTACTCTTATTGTCTTGGTGTTATCCTTTATTTGTAGCACTAATAGCACTTAGTTTAACCGCCAGACTTCCTTTGTGTGGATCTCGCATTGATAAAATTTTCTGTGACAATCCATCTATACTGAAACATGCATGTTTACCCATAACCATCAATCAGATTTGGAGCCGATGTTTAATAGTAGTTCATGTTTTACAGTTACTTTTCATTGTATTTTCTTACTGTCAGATTGTAAGGACTTGTGTAAAGTCGTCTAAGGGGAGGATTAAGTTCACACAGACATGTGTGCCACATTTAATAACAATATTTATTTTCATCACAGTGACCCTGTTTGACACGTTGCAAGGGTGGAATAATGTAAATAGTACACTAAATATGCGTAATGCAATGGCCGTACAATTCCTTATTATACCACCTGTCTTAAACCCTCTCATATATGGACTTAACCTCCAGAAGATTCGAAGAGCCGTTTTTAGAAAGTGTAATACACATAAAATCATTGATATGAGACGTTAG
- the LOC110507093 gene encoding olfactory receptor 6N1-like — translation MENSTQVKLFYLFGLQETFINKSVYFILSLITYLLIVTVNLTLIITIIQEKGLHEPMYIFLCSLCINGLYGTAGFYPKFLLDLQSDVQVISYGGCLTQTYVIYTSVLCEMSTLTVMSYDRYVAICRPLLYHTIVTSLTVRKLLLFSWCYPLFIGIIVVSLTVRVPLCGSRIDKIFCDFPSILKHACLPITINQDLNKFVIVVHVLQILFIVFSYCQIVRTCVKSAKGRIKFTQTCVPHLITIFIFITVTLFDTLQGWNNVNITLNMRNAMAVQFLIIPPVLNPLIYGLNLQQIRRAVFRKCNPHKIIDMKC, via the coding sequence ATGGAGAACTCAACCCAAGTCAAGTTATTTTATCTCTTTGGCTTACAAGAGACATTTATCAACAAATCAGTCTATTTTATCTTGTCTCTTATCACATACCTTCTCATCGTCACTGTGAATCTGACTCTGATCATAACAATCATTCAGGAGAAAGGTCTCCATGAGCCCATGTATATCTTTCTGTGTAGTCTATGTATCAATGGATTGTATGGAACTGCTGGTTTCTACCCCAAGTTCTTACTGGACCTTCAGTCAGATGTTCAGGTGATATCTTATGGTGGATGTTTGACTCAAACCTATGTAATATACACATCTGTCCTGTGTGAAATGTCTACTTTAACAGTGATGTCTTACGACAGGTATGTGGCAATATGCAGACCACTACTATATCATACCATTGTGACATCTTTAACTGTTAGAAAGTTACTCTTATTTTCTTGGTGTTATCCTTTATTTATAGGAATCATAGTAGTTAGTTTAACTGTCAGAGTTCCTTTGTGTGGATCTCGCATTGATAAGATCTTCTGTGATTTTCCGTCTATACTGAAACATGCATGTTTACCCATTACCATCAATCAGGATTTGAACAAATTTGTAATAGTAGTTCATGTTTTACAGATACTTTTCATTGTATTTTCTTACTGTCAGATTGTAAGAACTTGTGTAAAGTCAGCTAAGGGAAGGATTAAGTTCACACAGACATGTGTGCCACATTTAATAACAATATTTATTTTCATCACAGTGACCCTGTTTGACACGTTGCAAGGGTGGAATAATGTAAATATTACACTAAATATGCGTAATGCAATGGCCGTACAATTCCTTATTATACCACCTGTCTTAAACCCTCTCATATATGGACTTAACCTCCAGCAGATTCGAAGGGCAGTTTTTAGAAAGTGTAATCCACATAAAATCATTGATATGAAATGTTAG
- the LOC110507091 gene encoding olfactory receptor 4E1-like codes for MENTTQVKLFYLFGLQETFNNKSVYFTLSLITYLLIITVNLTLIITIIQQKGLHEPMYIFLCSLCVNELYGTAGFYPKFLLDLQSDVQVISYGGCFTQTCVIYTSVLCEMSTLTVMSYDRYVAIRRPLLYHNVVTSLTVRKLLLFSWCYPLFIALIVVSLTVRLPLCGSRIDKIFCDIPSILKHIVRTCIKSAKGRIKFTQTCVSHLLTMVIFITVTLFDHLQGWNNINITLNMRNAMAVQFLVIPPVFNPVIYGLNQIRVGSF; via the exons ATGGAGAACACAACCCAAGTCAAGTTATTTTATCTTTTTGGCTTACAAGAGACATTTAACAACAAATCGGTATATTTTACCTTGTCTCTTATCACATACCTTCTCATCATCACTGTGAATCTGACTCTGATCATAACAATCATTCAGCAGAAAGGTCTCCATGAGCCCATGTATATCTTTCTGTGTAGTCTATGTGTCAATGAATTGTATGGAACTGCTGGTTTCTACCCCAAGTTCTTACTGGACCTTCAGTCAGATGTTCAGGTGATATCTTATGGTGGATGTTTCACTCAAACCTGTGTAATATACACATCTGTCCTGTGTGAAATGTCTACTCTAACAGTGATGTCATACGACAGGTATGTGGCAATACGCAGACCACTACTATACCATAACGTTGTGACATCTTTAACTGTTAGAAAGTTACTCTTATTTTCTTGGTGTTATCCTTTATTTATAGCACTCATAGTAGTTAGTTTAACAGTCAGACTTCCTTTGTGTGGATCTCGCATTGATAAGATCTTCTGTGACATTCCGTCTATACTGAAACAT ATTGTAAGGACTTGTATAAAGTCAGCTAAGGGAAGGATTAAGTTCACACAGACATGTGTGTCACATTTATTGACAATGGTTATTTTCATCACAGTGACCCTGTTTGACCATTTGCAAGGGTggaataatataaatataactcTAAATATGCGTAATGCAATGGCTGTACAATTCCTTGTTATACCACCTGTCTTTAACCCTGTCATATATGGACTTAATCAGATTCGAGTGGGCAGTTTTTAG